In uncultured Methanobacterium sp., a genomic segment contains:
- a CDS encoding PRC-barrel domain-containing protein: MVEKEERKLIKGEEKVWSEIKGYQVATNNARILGELEELIINDRTGKITDVVIKIDKGRNVTVKGSKQKGDTLLVPFGKVEKVGEFIIISE, encoded by the coding sequence ATGGTTGAGAAAGAAGAAAGGAAACTCATAAAAGGGGAAGAAAAGGTTTGGAGTGAAATCAAGGGCTATCAGGTGGCTACTAATAATGCTCGAATCCTGGGAGAGCTCGAAGAACTTATTATCAATGACAGAACCGGTAAAATAACTGATGTAGTCATTAAGATTGACAAAGGAAGAAACGTCACAGTTAAAGGTTCTAAACAAAAAGGAGATACTTTACTGGTGCCATTTGGTAAAGTGGAAAAAGTGGGTGAATTCATTATTATCTCTGAATAA
- a CDS encoding NTP transferase domain-containing protein produces the protein MVTALLMAGGKGTRMNLDLEKPMVLVEGKPLIEHVLSALQDSSEVDEVIVATSHHTPNTTLHAENLGFRVLKTQGNGYVEDLSFVLSQDVFKDKVILTITSDLPLITAKIIDLVLGEYHKSSKPAMSVMVPVKIFREHGLKPSLVLENLVPSGLNILRGNDTEQDEEVLVLDKIELALNINSPEDIICLKKLWGNSRR, from the coding sequence ATGGTTACAGCTCTTTTAATGGCAGGTGGAAAAGGAACCAGGATGAATTTGGATCTGGAAAAGCCGATGGTGCTTGTTGAGGGGAAACCCCTTATTGAACATGTGCTTAGTGCACTGCAGGATTCATCAGAGGTAGATGAAGTAATAGTAGCCACCAGCCATCACACTCCAAATACCACATTACATGCTGAAAATCTTGGATTTAGAGTTTTAAAAACTCAGGGGAATGGATATGTGGAAGATCTTTCATTTGTTCTTTCCCAGGATGTTTTCAAGGATAAGGTAATTCTCACCATAACCTCGGATCTACCTCTAATCACTGCCAAGATCATTGACCTGGTACTGGGAGAGTATCATAAATCCTCCAAACCAGCCATGTCAGTGATGGTGCCAGTGAAAATATTCCGTGAACATGGTCTTAAGCCCAGTTTGGTGCTGGAAAATCTGGTTCCCTCTGGATTAAATATATTAAGGGGGAATGATACAGAACAAGATGAAGAAGTTCTGGTCCTCGATAAAATTGAACTGGCATTAAATATTAATAGCCCCGAGGACATAATATGCCTAAAGAAACTATGGGGAAACTCCAGAAGGTGA
- a CDS encoding winged helix-turn-helix domain-containing protein yields MKRVLWYLIAGSKGGVNRARIIKTLHDRPYNVNQLSKELNLDYKTIKHHMKVLEEHDIIFNSTGEKKYGAMYFLSNRMEENYSTFLDILSKMKT; encoded by the coding sequence ATGAAAAGAGTTTTATGGTATTTGATTGCTGGTAGTAAAGGGGGGGTCAATAGGGCCAGAATAATCAAAACCCTGCATGATAGGCCATATAATGTCAATCAACTTTCTAAAGAACTTAATCTTGATTATAAAACCATTAAACATCATATGAAAGTCTTGGAAGAACATGACATTATTTTTAACTCAACTGGCGAGAAAAAATATGGGGCAATGTACTTTTTGTCAAATCGTATGGAAGAAAATTATTCCACCTTCTTAGACATTCTGAGTAAAATGAAAACCTAA
- a CDS encoding methanogenesis marker 14 protein translates to MSFIKKLLGLGPKPVIAKSRYITIEEAKMAPFTKKTRGHGYGTLMRPDVYYIVASVELGNTTTKCILTATNLNTSRTYLLDKTVKMTRDIRPPKKGEKVFGETVWHVELTQESVSEMVKETILESMERSQISIEDDLDFVVRSTGVTAGFASPKEVGELIIALANGCLEAGIPPSKMSPSISKDSLPKKLQDFTLLDKVMFDGAVVSVVPPTGRAVVANEMEGELVTAGIKAGSKWTDLDYRNPCISMDFGTTLAGRIVNNDEPYAKTVGNFCGLAGAISDAIIRGTEKVDKRGGAALDLYNKDILKKADWKAAEEFAMRAHEHVDIRKVPEGRERFGTVPVDPHAAYDAGTTLIGCDVGKDGDEIPELTKLGHEIIETTDMHTLFATLDHVSANVVKRLVVEADDEGVIQEGSLLGVTGRAGITGRKPELVLEFAKDYFENVIFVSDALALGSAVMARCMNSMGTPHTPLGGKQGGPCILGQRRKLQMK, encoded by the coding sequence TTGTCATTTATCAAAAAACTATTAGGTTTAGGCCCAAAGCCAGTTATTGCAAAAAGCAGGTACATTACTATTGAAGAAGCTAAAATGGCGCCGTTTACCAAGAAAACCAGAGGGCATGGATACGGTACCCTCATGCGCCCGGATGTTTATTACATTGTTGCATCGGTGGAACTGGGAAACACCACCACCAAATGCATCCTCACTGCCACCAATCTCAATACCAGTCGCACCTATCTACTGGATAAGACAGTTAAAATGACTCGGGACATCAGACCCCCCAAAAAGGGGGAAAAAGTCTTTGGAGAAACAGTATGGCATGTGGAATTAACCCAGGAATCAGTTTCTGAAATGGTTAAAGAAACCATTTTAGAATCTATGGAACGTTCCCAGATAAGCATCGAAGACGACCTTGATTTTGTTGTACGTTCAACCGGGGTAACAGCAGGATTTGCCTCACCAAAAGAGGTGGGAGAACTCATCATTGCCCTGGCAAATGGTTGTCTGGAGGCAGGTATACCTCCAAGTAAAATGTCCCCCTCCATATCCAAGGACAGTTTACCTAAAAAATTACAGGATTTTACCCTCCTGGACAAGGTCATGTTCGACGGGGCAGTGGTAAGTGTAGTGCCGCCCACTGGCAGAGCAGTGGTAGCAAATGAAATGGAAGGAGAACTGGTAACTGCGGGTATAAAAGCAGGTTCCAAGTGGACTGATCTGGATTACCGTAATCCGTGTATTTCAATGGATTTTGGAACCACCCTGGCCGGTAGGATAGTTAACAATGATGAACCCTATGCTAAAACTGTTGGAAACTTCTGTGGTCTGGCAGGGGCCATATCCGATGCTATTATAAGGGGAACCGAAAAGGTGGATAAACGTGGTGGTGCAGCTTTAGACCTCTACAATAAGGACATACTCAAAAAAGCAGATTGGAAAGCTGCTGAAGAGTTTGCTATGCGTGCCCATGAACACGTGGACATACGAAAAGTTCCAGAAGGAAGGGAACGTTTCGGAACAGTTCCTGTGGACCCTCATGCTGCTTATGATGCTGGAACTACCCTTATTGGTTGTGATGTGGGTAAAGATGGGGATGAAATACCGGAACTTACCAAACTTGGTCATGAAATCATTGAAACAACTGACATGCACACCCTGTTTGCCACACTGGACCATGTAAGTGCCAACGTGGTTAAACGGTTAGTTGTTGAGGCTGATGATGAAGGGGTTATTCAGGAAGGGTCACTCCTGGGGGTTACTGGCAGGGCAGGAATCACCGGTCGAAAACCAGAACTGGTTCTAGAATTTGCCAAAGACTACTTTGAAAATGTTATATTTGTTTCCGATGCCCTTGCTCTAGGATCAGCAGTAATGGCCAGATGTATGAATTCAATGGGAACACCACATACACCATTGGGTGGTAAGCAGGGAGGACCCTGTATACTGGGACAAAGAAGGAAATTACAGATGAAATAA